In Zingiber officinale cultivar Zhangliang chromosome 1A, Zo_v1.1, whole genome shotgun sequence, a genomic segment contains:
- the LOC122026403 gene encoding GATA transcription factor 4-like — protein sequence MVREWESTTPGMDFAGMGDSYSVAPSAGVTPVEDDASPPYLYGLPISDTPAVDDFFPSSFNAATEVQFYSTSSSNHSFADNFQPFSGETTNSSLDFQSNYSPFNFHIPFEEEAELAWLSQFVEDSFSDVPYPYTCHVTPSGYNDRRADDCTAGRAARSKRSRSSNPSSIWSSLTPPPKPSPSSSSSSSVDIPHFLPDSAGTKGSNVCGRAGGSSNSSSGRGRKGAGEHHGGVVDGGGRRCTHCASEKTPQWRTGPLGPKTLCNACGVRYKSGRLLPEYRPASSPTFVVAQHSNSHRKVVELRRQKEFHGHVNH from the exons ATGGTGCGGGAATGGGAGTCGACGACGCCGGGTATGGACTTTGCGGGAATGGGAGATTCCTACTCTGTTGCCCCATCAGCAGGCGTTACACCAGTCGAAGACGATGCTTCTCCACCCTATCTTTACGGTCTTCCTATCTCCGACACTCCCGCCGTCGACGACTTCTTTCCCTCGTCTTTCAACGCCGCAACTGAGGTGCAATTCTACAGTACTTCTTCGAGCAATCACTCCTTTGCCGACAATTTTCAGCCTTTCTCTGGCGAGACTACGAACTCCTCTTTGGATTTCCAATCCAATTATAGCCCATTCAATTTCCATATCCCG TTCGAAGAGGAAGCAGAGCTGGCATGGCTGTCGCAGTTCGTGGAGGACTCATTCTCCGATGTTCCTTATCCGTACACCTGCCATGTCACGCCTTCGGGATACAACGATCGCCGCGCCGACGATTGCACAGCCGGCCGCGCAGCAAGAAGCAAGCGGTCGAGAAGCAGCAACCCTTCTTCTATTTGGTCGTCGCTGACTCCGCCACCGAAGCCTTcgccctcttcctcctcttcgtcctccGTCGACATCCCGCATTTCTTACCAGATTCGGCGGGCACAAAGGGAAGCAACGTTTGCGGGCGAGCAGGCGGCAGTAGTAATAGTAGCAGCGGCAGAGGTAGGAAAGGTGCAGGGGAACATCACGGCGGTGTGGTGGATGGAGGAGGGCGGCGGTGCACGCACTGCGCGTCGGAGAAGACGCCGCAGTGGCGGACGGGTCCGCTGGGGCCGAAGACGTTGTGCAACGCGTGCGGGGTGAGATACAAGTCCGGTCGTCTGTTGCCGGAGTACCGGCCGGCAAGCAGCCCTACCTTCGTAGTTGCTCAGCACTCCAATTCCCACCGCAAGGTTGTGGAGTTGCGCCGCCAGAAGGAATTCCATGGCCACGTAAACCACTAG